The following coding sequences are from one Rathayibacter sp. SW19 window:
- a CDS encoding DeoR/GlpR family DNA-binding transcription regulator encodes MSLLDMERRLPAGRKADLAAYVAEHGEVTVSRLASHFGVSTDTIRRDLDHLDSEGLLIRTHGGAVSLSAGTKPDTEFEVRLRVQTSAKEAIGQCAASLIEDGSVVMLNGGTTTLALVRHLKKHRNLTIATNNLRIPGEISPSVLRDLYMFGGPVRTLSQTTTGPVALRLGSSDREIDLRSEIAFIGVGAVSAAGGYSTSNLGDADMMAAMMARSSRVAILADSSKFDRDLFAQVAAIGAADYFITDAQPPADLMAEFDAGSVQVLIAAVT; translated from the coding sequence ATGAGCCTGTTGGACATGGAGCGGCGTCTTCCCGCCGGGCGCAAGGCCGATCTCGCGGCGTATGTGGCGGAACACGGAGAGGTCACGGTCTCCAGGCTGGCGTCACACTTTGGTGTCTCCACCGACACGATCCGGCGTGACCTCGACCACCTCGACAGCGAGGGGCTGCTGATTCGTACGCACGGTGGTGCGGTGAGCCTGAGCGCGGGAACCAAACCAGACACGGAATTCGAGGTTCGACTTCGCGTTCAGACGAGCGCGAAGGAAGCGATCGGACAATGTGCAGCGAGCCTCATTGAAGACGGATCCGTGGTCATGCTCAACGGGGGCACGACCACACTCGCGCTAGTACGTCACCTGAAGAAGCACCGCAACCTGACGATCGCGACGAACAACCTGCGGATACCTGGCGAAATCTCCCCCAGCGTTCTTCGGGACCTCTACATGTTCGGCGGCCCGGTGCGAACGTTGTCGCAGACAACCACCGGGCCGGTCGCCTTGCGGCTGGGCTCGAGCGACCGCGAGATCGATTTGCGTAGCGAAATTGCGTTCATCGGCGTGGGCGCCGTTTCCGCTGCGGGCGGCTACTCGACCAGCAATCTAGGCGACGCTGACATGATGGCGGCGATGATGGCACGGTCATCTCGAGTCGCCATCCTCGCCGACTCGTCCAAGTTCGACCGCGACCTGTTCGCTCAGGTGGCTGCCATCGGAGCAGCCGACTACTTCATCACGGACGCGCAACCGCCGGCCGACCTGATGGCAGAATTCGATGCGGGCAGCGTGCAGGTCCTCATCGCCGCGGTGACGTGA